From a region of the Actinomadura luzonensis genome:
- a CDS encoding recombinase family protein encodes MTETRNPLVGGGVKIWPLNDNETPPAIVPPCVAGVYLRISDDEEGLELGVKRQDADVVKKAIEAGATEVRRYCDNDIGASTRSKKTRPDYDRIMADANSGELHMIAYYTNSRLTRRPAEYEGIIKTVEATSVRLVSVKSGHIDLTTADGRMLGRILAAADAAEAERIGERVTRKHEERREHGLPHGGGPVLGYLPPDPAQGIGYMTHLDSRAVKYLNDGADMALNEAGWTAIMDYWNAGGFHRLNGTPWLTRDEVKATLLAPKRAGLVVHQDKIIATGTWPAVIPADKWEKLATKYPMTERTNGDKTRRSKRRRSNPALAKPGQGVRRHQNSGLIICGRCAAKMRVKKPGGTRQDMWVCAKGTGGCGGMGRNKKWVDGLIEAYVVQRIEEEYATTATEAVNAIEVERLKKEISDRETLIEDALRTAKDPSIPGYTFADAGRSMRELRLEIDGFKRQLGEEISKERVITTSKDELIATWLDDAPTTVEARAAIGRRYIEHVMIHSLPYAGRWSPANYPADSITIIGK; translated from the coding sequence ATGACGGAAACGCGGAATCCGCTGGTCGGCGGCGGTGTCAAGATCTGGCCTCTCAACGACAACGAGACCCCGCCCGCGATCGTCCCTCCGTGCGTTGCGGGTGTCTATCTGCGCATCTCCGACGACGAAGAAGGACTGGAGTTGGGAGTCAAGCGCCAAGACGCCGACGTGGTGAAGAAGGCCATCGAAGCGGGCGCGACAGAGGTGCGCCGCTACTGCGACAACGACATAGGCGCGTCCACCCGCTCCAAGAAGACACGTCCGGACTACGACCGCATCATGGCTGACGCCAACAGCGGCGAACTGCACATGATCGCGTATTACACGAACTCCCGGCTCACGCGCAGGCCCGCCGAGTACGAAGGCATCATCAAGACAGTCGAGGCCACCTCTGTCCGCTTGGTGTCGGTGAAGTCCGGGCATATCGACCTGACCACAGCGGATGGGCGGATGCTGGGTCGTATCTTGGCAGCAGCCGATGCAGCCGAGGCCGAGCGCATCGGGGAACGTGTGACGCGCAAGCACGAGGAGCGTCGAGAGCACGGTCTGCCGCACGGGGGCGGACCGGTTCTGGGATATCTGCCGCCCGACCCGGCCCAGGGCATCGGGTACATGACCCATCTCGACTCGCGGGCGGTCAAGTACCTCAACGACGGGGCCGACATGGCCCTGAATGAGGCAGGCTGGACCGCGATCATGGATTATTGGAATGCTGGCGGATTCCACCGGCTCAACGGCACTCCATGGCTGACGCGGGACGAGGTCAAGGCCACCTTGCTCGCGCCCAAGCGGGCCGGATTGGTCGTACATCAAGACAAGATCATCGCCACGGGCACCTGGCCCGCCGTCATCCCTGCGGACAAGTGGGAGAAGCTGGCCACCAAGTACCCGATGACCGAGAGAACGAACGGAGACAAGACCCGCCGCAGCAAGCGCCGCCGCTCCAACCCTGCCCTTGCCAAGCCCGGCCAGGGCGTACGCAGGCACCAGAACAGCGGGTTGATCATCTGCGGGCGGTGCGCGGCCAAGATGCGCGTCAAGAAGCCCGGAGGCACCCGCCAAGACATGTGGGTGTGCGCCAAGGGCACCGGAGGATGCGGCGGGATGGGCCGCAACAAGAAGTGGGTAGACGGCCTGATCGAGGCATACGTTGTCCAGCGCATCGAAGAGGAGTACGCCACCACCGCCACCGAAGCGGTGAACGCCATCGAGGTCGAGCGGCTGAAGAAGGAGATCAGCGACCGGGAAACGCTCATCGAAGACGCGCTCAGAACGGCGAAGGACCCCAGTATCCCCGGCTACACATTCGCCGACGCCGGACGATCCATGCGCGAGCTACGACTAGAGATCGACGGCTTCAAGCGCCAGCTCGGCGAGGAGATCTCGAAAGAGAGGGTGATCACCACCAGCAAGGACGAGCTGATCGCGACGTGGCTGGACGACGCCCCCACCACCGTCGAGGCCCGCGCGGCAATCGGCCGCCGCTACATCGAGCACGTGATGATCCACTCCCTGCCGTACGCGGGCCGATGGAGCCCGGCCAACTACCCCGCCGATTCCATCACCATCATTGGCAAGTAG
- a CDS encoding alpha/beta hydrolase → MPNLFARPLAALALLLTLAQPAWPATAATAPGVVETVVKEGRVLDLTITSPLINVPGRVRLLLPPGYSKDAAGRWPVLWLLHGGGGSYTDWDVKGAVDAIVGDRQVLVVMPDSGPCSGYVDWKDPSLPPRKWESFHMGELYDLLRNEYRAGDQQAIAGLSMGGGGAVGYAEHYPGRFRAAASFSGALDLDYPGGPGLPAMVAIQSGATACGVTVEQIYGPVGGAYWNRYNPARNAEALRGTRLYIATGDGQAGTDASGAGNPVLVDVVEQSVYGMAARFTDQLGELDIPARVHFKPFHRHDWVNWQGELRRSLDFLLRP, encoded by the coding sequence ATGCCGAACCTCTTCGCGCGCCCGCTGGCGGCGCTCGCCCTGCTGCTGACCCTCGCCCAGCCGGCCTGGCCCGCCACGGCCGCCACGGCGCCCGGCGTCGTCGAGACGGTGGTGAAGGAGGGGCGCGTCCTCGATCTCACCATCACCTCGCCGCTGATCAACGTCCCCGGCAGGGTGCGGCTGCTGCTGCCGCCCGGCTACAGCAAGGACGCGGCCGGCCGGTGGCCGGTGCTCTGGCTGCTGCACGGCGGCGGCGGCTCGTACACGGACTGGGACGTGAAGGGCGCGGTGGACGCGATCGTGGGCGACCGCCAGGTCCTGGTGGTGATGCCCGACAGCGGCCCCTGCTCGGGCTACGTGGACTGGAAGGACCCGTCCCTCCCGCCGCGCAAGTGGGAGTCCTTCCACATGGGCGAGCTGTACGACCTGCTGCGGAACGAGTACCGCGCCGGCGACCAGCAGGCCATCGCGGGCCTCTCCATGGGGGGCGGCGGCGCCGTCGGGTACGCCGAGCACTATCCCGGCAGGTTCCGGGCGGCCGCCTCCTTCAGCGGCGCGCTCGACCTCGACTATCCCGGCGGTCCCGGCCTGCCCGCGATGGTCGCGATCCAGAGCGGGGCGACGGCGTGCGGCGTCACCGTCGAGCAGATCTACGGCCCCGTCGGCGGCGCGTACTGGAACCGGTACAACCCCGCGCGCAACGCCGAGGCGCTGCGCGGGACCCGGCTCTACATCGCCACCGGTGACGGCCAGGCGGGCACGGACGCGTCAGGGGCGGGCAATCCCGTGCTGGTGGACGTGGTCGAGCAGTCGGTGTACGGGATGGCCGCGCGGTTCACCGACCAGCTGGGCGAGCTGGACATCCCCGCCCGGGTGCACTTCAAGCCGTTCCACCGGCACGACTGGGTCAACTGGCAGGGCGAGCTGCGGCGCTCGCTGGACTTCCTGCTCCGCCCCTGA
- a CDS encoding replication initiator, with product MLAEQAGVCVRPLAMWVQDQQSGQRRLVNVACGARLEDKCPPCARRTRLARMAQCREGWHLEAEPLIGPAGGRAGVEESAGSFKIETAGEGEAREGAGSRRVRSTRRRQDAPELPKRDGSGSTLGRTFTGREGKVYQPSMFVTVTLPSYGKVRNGVPVDADGYDYRRAARDALHFSKLVDRFVQNVRRVAGYDVQYFAAVEFQKRLAPHLHMAIRGTLARREVRQVVAATYHQVWWPATDGPLLEGDRLPVWAEGVGYVEPVTGEVLPTWDEALDRLAADEGAGPLHVARFGDQIDMQGVISGTDDANRCVRYLAKYLVKAVSGGALDAGGDGSSARRRHAGRLLEALRYEPCSAACANWLRYGVQPKGAKAGLMPGRCRFKAHGVSCLGYGGRRVLVSRKWSGKTLGEHQRERRAFVLEALGVPDEVADRARFVWQMAATTDPDVPSLTVRLLELVAERQRWRRALEQARAENGGSSDGSGLGEAGGMAAGHP from the coding sequence GTGCTGGCGGAGCAGGCCGGGGTGTGCGTCCGGCCACTGGCGATGTGGGTGCAGGATCAGCAGAGCGGTCAGCGGCGGTTGGTGAACGTGGCGTGCGGGGCGCGACTGGAGGACAAGTGCCCGCCGTGCGCCCGGCGCACTCGGCTCGCCCGGATGGCTCAGTGCCGTGAGGGCTGGCATCTGGAGGCGGAACCGCTCATCGGTCCGGCCGGTGGCCGGGCAGGGGTTGAGGAGTCGGCCGGCTCTTTCAAAATCGAGACCGCGGGAGAGGGCGAGGCCCGGGAGGGGGCCGGGAGTCGGCGGGTGCGGTCCACGCGGCGGCGGCAGGACGCGCCGGAGCTGCCCAAGCGAGACGGAAGCGGGAGCACTCTGGGGCGGACGTTCACCGGGAGGGAGGGGAAGGTGTATCAGCCGTCGATGTTCGTCACGGTGACGCTGCCCTCCTATGGCAAGGTGCGCAATGGCGTGCCGGTGGATGCGGACGGCTACGACTATCGGCGGGCGGCGCGGGATGCGCTGCACTTCTCCAAGCTGGTGGATCGGTTCGTGCAGAACGTTCGCCGGGTGGCGGGCTATGACGTGCAGTATTTCGCGGCGGTGGAGTTCCAGAAGCGGCTTGCGCCGCATCTGCACATGGCGATCCGGGGCACGCTGGCGCGTCGGGAGGTGCGTCAGGTGGTGGCGGCGACGTACCACCAGGTGTGGTGGCCCGCGACTGATGGGCCGCTGCTGGAGGGGGACCGTCTGCCTGTCTGGGCGGAGGGGGTGGGTTATGTCGAGCCGGTCACGGGGGAGGTTCTGCCGACGTGGGATGAGGCGCTTGACCGGCTCGCGGCGGATGAGGGGGCGGGGCCGCTGCATGTGGCGCGGTTCGGCGATCAGATCGACATGCAGGGCGTGATCTCGGGAACCGACGACGCGAACCGGTGTGTGCGCTACCTGGCGAAGTATCTGGTGAAGGCGGTCAGCGGCGGGGCGCTGGATGCTGGCGGGGACGGCAGTTCGGCGCGGCGGCGGCATGCGGGGCGGCTGCTGGAGGCGCTGCGGTATGAGCCGTGTTCGGCGGCGTGTGCGAACTGGCTGCGGTACGGGGTTCAGCCGAAGGGCGCCAAGGCGGGGTTGATGCCGGGCCGGTGCCGGTTCAAGGCGCACGGGGTGAGCTGCCTGGGTTATGGCGGGCGGCGGGTGCTGGTCTCGCGTAAGTGGTCGGGCAAGACGCTGGGCGAGCATCAGCGAGAGCGGCGGGCCTTCGTGCTGGAGGCTCTGGGGGTGCCGGATGAGGTCGCGGACCGGGCTCGGTTCGTCTGGCAGATGGCGGCGACCACCGATCCGGATGTGCCGTCGTTGACGGTGCGGCTGCTGGAACTGGTCGCGGAGCGTCAGCGGTGGCGGCGGGCTCTGGAGCAGGCCAGGGCGGAGAACGGAGGCAGCTCAGACGGTTCCGGTTTGGGTGAGGCCGGCGGAATGGCCGCAGGCCACCCGTAG
- a CDS encoding ABC transporter ATP-binding protein, with translation MDTRNARRDDRGRGLVVVERPDLDTAADQRIPRFRHRSTPLSNGLRGPNLVVGKTTTVRTLGTLLAPTSGWATVAGLPLTPANGARIRRRIAIVPESPGLWLRLSVLENLRCFADLYEVPAPAARIDRALRAVDLAGRAQDVCGALSKGLRQRVALARGLLADPQVLFLDEPTSGLDPAAAREVHELIGGLRGQGVTVFLTTHRLQEAERLCDRVAMLNTTLRMVGKPAELRERLFGRTLAVRAAAPLDDPGRLFAGLPGVRGWREDGPAGYVLTVSDPSAAAPAVTRALVAAGADVLSIGESRHSLEDVYLELLATGEHQDAGGPA, from the coding sequence ATAGACACCCGCAACGCACGGAGGGACGATCGCGGGCGGGGTCTCGTTGTCGTTGAGAGGCCAGATCTTGACACCGCCGCCGACCAGCGGATTCCGCGTTTCCGTCATCGCTCGACTCCTCTTAGTAACGGCCTTAGGGGTCCTAATCTAGTCGTCGGCAAGACGACCACCGTGCGGACGCTCGGCACCCTGCTCGCCCCCACCTCGGGCTGGGCGACGGTCGCCGGGCTCCCGCTCACCCCGGCGAACGGGGCGCGCATCCGCCGCCGCATCGCGATCGTCCCGGAGTCACCCGGCCTGTGGCTGCGGCTGAGCGTGCTGGAGAACCTGCGCTGCTTCGCCGACCTGTACGAGGTGCCCGCCCCGGCCGCCCGCATCGACCGCGCCCTGCGCGCGGTGGACCTGGCCGGCCGGGCCCAGGACGTCTGCGGCGCCCTGTCCAAGGGCCTGCGCCAGCGGGTCGCGCTGGCCAGGGGGCTGCTGGCCGACCCGCAGGTGCTCTTCCTCGACGAGCCCACCTCCGGCCTCGACCCGGCCGCCGCCCGCGAGGTCCACGAGCTGATCGGCGGGCTGCGCGGGCAGGGCGTCACCGTCTTCCTCACCACGCACCGCCTCCAGGAGGCCGAGCGGCTGTGCGACCGGGTCGCCATGCTGAACACCACCCTGCGCATGGTCGGCAAGCCCGCCGAGCTGCGGGAACGCCTGTTCGGCCGGACGCTCGCGGTGCGCGCCGCCGCCCCGCTCGACGACCCGGGCCGGCTGTTCGCCGGCCTGCCCGGCGTGCGCGGCTGGCGCGAGGACGGCCCGGCCGGCTACGTCCTGACGGTGTCCGACCCGTCGGCGGCCGCGCCCGCCGTCACCCGGGCGCTGGTCGCGGCCGGCGCCGACGTGCTGTCCATCGGCGAGTCGCGGCACTCCCTGGAGGACGTCTACCTCGAACTCCTCGCCACCGGGGAGCACCAGGACGCAGGCGGACCGGCATGA
- a CDS encoding ABC transporter permease subunit: MTVSRRRVRAIIRKELHDYRRNSTLVLAMAVLPVMFVIPPLVQVFTLPPSAATALGHQPALLYMLGIPVLVPAAPAAYAVVGERLQGTLEPVLTTPISRAELLLGKALAALVPSLGVAYGVFALFLAATELFAHPAVAAAFVSGPGLLAQLLFTPPLALSSIWIGITVSARARDPRVAGQVAVLLSLPGVAVTTLVAYRVIPATPPTALVAAAALLLFCVLGWRTAAAAVGRERLLAGAG, from the coding sequence ATGACCGTCAGCAGGCGGCGGGTGCGCGCCATCATCCGCAAGGAGCTGCACGACTACCGGCGCAACTCCACGCTCGTGCTGGCGATGGCGGTGCTTCCGGTGATGTTCGTCATCCCGCCGCTCGTCCAGGTCTTCACGCTGCCGCCCTCGGCCGCGACCGCGCTGGGGCACCAGCCCGCCCTGCTCTACATGCTGGGCATCCCGGTGCTGGTGCCCGCCGCGCCGGCCGCGTACGCGGTCGTGGGGGAGCGGCTGCAGGGCACGCTCGAACCCGTGCTCACCACCCCGATCAGCCGCGCCGAGCTGCTGCTGGGCAAGGCCCTGGCGGCGCTCGTCCCGTCGCTCGGCGTCGCCTACGGCGTCTTCGCGCTCTTCCTGGCCGCCACCGAGCTGTTCGCGCACCCGGCGGTGGCGGCGGCGTTCGTCAGCGGCCCTGGGCTGCTCGCCCAGCTCCTGTTCACCCCGCCGCTGGCGCTCTCGTCCATCTGGATCGGCATCACCGTCTCGGCCCGCGCCCGCGATCCCCGGGTCGCCGGGCAGGTCGCCGTGCTGCTGAGCCTGCCGGGCGTCGCGGTGACGACGCTGGTCGCCTACCGCGTCATCCCGGCCACCCCGCCGACGGCCCTCGTCGCCGCAGCGGCCCTGCTGCTCTTCTGCGTCCTCGGCTGGCGGACGGCCGCGGCCGCCGTCGGCCGCGAACGCCTCCTCGCCGGCGCCGGCTGA
- a CDS encoding GDSL-type esterase/lipase family protein has protein sequence MNLIRALGPVMAAALLSAGLTLPADAAPPPGPDAPEPSAASSSVAPSERDRVLAADWRTSPDLAWTTDGDASGFHVLVAEERTGYAWRTLATLSEPGFDTDRWIGNVCFTASGGKAVAVYAPRAFTNQAALFDRGAFTALIDVPTGKVTKLPVRSTLAYFNPGCGQGERSVLTQAKGGAEPGGGPARTRLSVLDAASGRLAAPVERPGQVTSAVPVRGGIVAATGSSLQLLPARGEPRELAAAASVPFRLAADGAGGVVFMEHQGDVARVRRVPVAGGAAAELASGPLTGVDVSPGTGGRVFLTGRLTPARPLPASVTRVDVPAGSRLSTHGRLAVLPQQRPSMGGGAEPSQEWVRSMTSQRPGEPQVVTLSTRITATGRDAAFTVGVTDGEPATASRTVAAAASSSTGTVDTGAYCSVPRNDPRTQVYQPTPRQVEWAADQAVVGNLAMLRPDDWKRSGLSQWRPQGEFPPLPLAGGGRVPVQVFLGIMSQETNLWQATGHVLPGSTGNPLVGNYYGRELYNDDPADDWVIDWDRSDCGYGITQITDGMRKQGHERPCKPDENFCEVALPSWQQREIAVDYATNISAGLRILQDKWNQTRNAGLIHSDGDPKWLENWIFAIWAYNSGFHPDQHDGSPWGVGWANNPANPVYPANRHFFNINPHDPAEPQLWPYQEKVIGFAAYSISTPDGPGFRPAWWISDQDRDAAKPPVMTFCDPGKNDCDYGDKAAPCKHKDASGQYDLKCWWHTPTWYRFCGNGVCGHELLRFGTSYPEQPDGTHYAPDCSLDGFPSGTVIVDDVPSSVPIVRAGCTRTWGDQGSFTLYFNEVDPGPYVSRVDFHQLGGGFGDHLWFTHTHDATDPGQLRFGVTGIWRPPGSVTGWTRIKVHIPERGAHTQLADYVIDPGGGAPTQHRIVGQHWQKNIWVDLGVFQLGSGANVSLSNLTRRGEGREWDWDIAFDAMAFVPTGKPKVDYVALGDSYSAGQGNEPYDEVSNFTLGTRGSTCHRSKADAYARLVRWPGSAATIENEARAGAGTTSFALLACSGAQTKHVTGDAYANGEPPQIDQGYLNAGTDLVTMTIGGNDVGFSDIINRCTTTLDCRDPSTEQAITGVEGTLAGTYEKIHQQAPNARIIVLGYPHLFDPQKEAPLTCLSSVRIGQLDALWLNEMTDKMNGVIAAAVARARQQGAAISFVDPVPAFTGHAICDDDPYVRAVDVTTDGASYHPNPEGQRAYAALVQSELDG, from the coding sequence ATGAACCTGATCCGAGCGCTCGGTCCCGTCATGGCCGCCGCGCTGCTCAGCGCCGGGCTCACCCTTCCGGCGGACGCCGCCCCTCCGCCGGGCCCCGACGCGCCGGAACCGTCTGCGGCCTCGTCGTCCGTGGCCCCGTCCGAGCGGGACCGGGTGCTGGCCGCGGACTGGCGCACCTCGCCCGACCTGGCCTGGACCACCGACGGCGACGCGAGCGGCTTCCACGTCCTGGTGGCCGAGGAGCGCACCGGCTACGCCTGGCGCACGCTGGCGACGCTGAGCGAGCCGGGGTTCGACACCGACCGCTGGATCGGCAACGTCTGCTTCACCGCCTCCGGCGGCAAGGCGGTGGCCGTCTACGCGCCGCGCGCCTTCACCAACCAGGCCGCCCTGTTCGACCGCGGCGCCTTCACCGCGCTGATCGACGTGCCCACGGGCAAGGTCACCAAGCTGCCGGTCCGCTCCACGCTGGCCTACTTCAACCCGGGCTGCGGCCAGGGCGAGCGCAGCGTGCTCACGCAGGCCAAGGGCGGGGCGGAGCCGGGCGGCGGGCCGGCCCGCACCCGGCTGTCGGTGCTGGACGCGGCTTCGGGACGGCTGGCCGCCCCCGTCGAGCGGCCCGGCCAGGTCACCTCCGCCGTCCCGGTGCGCGGCGGCATCGTGGCCGCCACCGGCAGCAGCCTGCAGCTGCTGCCGGCGCGCGGCGAGCCGCGTGAGCTGGCCGCGGCCGCGTCGGTGCCGTTCCGGCTGGCCGCCGACGGCGCGGGCGGCGTGGTGTTCATGGAGCATCAGGGGGACGTCGCCCGCGTGCGCCGCGTGCCCGTGGCCGGGGGCGCGGCGGCGGAGCTGGCCTCGGGGCCGCTCACCGGCGTCGACGTGTCCCCGGGCACCGGCGGCAGGGTGTTCCTCACCGGGCGGCTCACCCCCGCCCGGCCGCTGCCCGCCTCGGTGACCCGCGTGGACGTCCCCGCCGGGTCCAGGCTCTCCACCCACGGGCGGCTGGCGGTCCTGCCCCAGCAGCGGCCCTCGATGGGCGGCGGGGCCGAGCCGTCCCAGGAATGGGTGCGCTCGATGACCTCGCAGCGCCCGGGCGAGCCGCAGGTCGTCACGCTGAGCACCAGGATCACGGCCACCGGCAGGGACGCCGCCTTCACGGTGGGCGTGACGGACGGCGAGCCCGCCACCGCCTCCAGGACCGTCGCGGCCGCGGCCAGCTCCTCCACCGGGACGGTGGACACCGGCGCCTACTGCTCGGTGCCGCGCAACGACCCGCGCACGCAGGTCTACCAGCCGACGCCGCGGCAGGTCGAGTGGGCCGCCGACCAGGCGGTCGTCGGCAACCTGGCGATGCTGCGCCCGGACGACTGGAAGCGGTCGGGCCTGTCGCAGTGGCGGCCGCAGGGCGAGTTCCCGCCGCTCCCGCTGGCCGGCGGCGGCCGGGTGCCGGTGCAGGTGTTCCTCGGCATCATGTCGCAGGAGACGAACCTGTGGCAGGCCACCGGCCACGTGCTGCCGGGCAGCACCGGCAACCCGCTGGTCGGCAACTACTACGGCCGTGAGCTCTACAACGACGACCCGGCCGACGACTGGGTGATCGACTGGGACAGGAGCGACTGCGGCTACGGCATCACCCAGATCACCGACGGCATGCGCAAGCAGGGCCACGAGCGGCCCTGCAAACCGGACGAGAACTTCTGCGAGGTCGCGCTGCCGTCCTGGCAGCAGCGCGAGATCGCGGTCGACTACGCCACGAACATCTCCGCCGGCCTGCGCATCCTGCAGGACAAGTGGAACCAGACCCGCAACGCCGGGCTGATCCACAGCGACGGCGACCCGAAGTGGCTGGAGAACTGGATCTTCGCCATCTGGGCCTACAACTCGGGCTTCCACCCCGACCAGCACGACGGCTCGCCGTGGGGCGTGGGCTGGGCCAACAACCCCGCCAACCCCGTCTATCCGGCCAACCGCCACTTCTTCAACATCAACCCGCACGATCCCGCCGAGCCGCAGCTCTGGCCGTACCAGGAGAAGGTCATCGGCTTCGCCGCCTACTCCATCTCCACGCCCGACGGCCCCGGCTTCCGCCCGGCCTGGTGGATCAGCGACCAGGACCGGGACGCGGCCAAGCCGCCCGTCATGACCTTCTGCGACCCGGGCAAGAACGACTGCGACTACGGCGACAAGGCCGCGCCGTGCAAGCACAAGGACGCCTCCGGCCAGTACGACCTCAAGTGCTGGTGGCACACCCCCACCTGGTACCGGTTCTGCGGCAACGGCGTGTGCGGGCACGAGCTGCTGCGCTTCGGCACCTCCTATCCCGAGCAGCCCGACGGCACCCACTACGCGCCCGACTGCTCGCTCGACGGCTTCCCGTCCGGCACCGTGATCGTGGACGACGTGCCGTCCTCGGTGCCCATCGTCCGGGCGGGCTGCACCAGGACGTGGGGCGACCAGGGCTCGTTCACGCTCTACTTCAACGAGGTGGACCCGGGCCCGTACGTCTCCAGGGTCGACTTCCACCAGCTCGGCGGCGGCTTCGGCGACCACCTGTGGTTCACGCACACCCACGACGCCACCGACCCCGGGCAGCTCAGGTTCGGCGTCACCGGCATCTGGCGTCCGCCCGGCTCGGTGACCGGGTGGACCCGGATCAAGGTGCACATCCCGGAGCGCGGCGCCCACACCCAGCTCGCCGACTACGTCATCGACCCCGGCGGCGGCGCGCCGACGCAGCACCGGATCGTCGGCCAGCACTGGCAGAAGAACATCTGGGTGGACCTCGGCGTCTTCCAGCTCGGCTCGGGCGCGAACGTGTCGCTCAGCAACCTGACCAGGCGCGGGGAGGGCCGCGAGTGGGACTGGGACATCGCCTTCGACGCCATGGCCTTCGTCCCGACGGGCAAGCCCAAGGTCGACTACGTGGCCCTCGGCGACTCCTACTCCGCGGGCCAGGGCAACGAGCCGTACGACGAGGTCAGCAACTTCACCCTGGGCACCCGCGGCTCGACCTGCCACCGGTCGAAGGCCGACGCCTACGCGCGGCTGGTCCGGTGGCCCGGCTCGGCGGCCACCATCGAGAACGAGGCGCGCGCCGGCGCCGGCACCACCAGCTTCGCGTTGCTGGCCTGCTCGGGCGCGCAGACCAAGCACGTCACGGGCGACGCCTACGCCAACGGCGAGCCGCCGCAGATCGACCAGGGCTACCTGAACGCCGGCACCGACCTGGTGACCATGACGATCGGCGGCAACGACGTGGGCTTCTCCGACATCATCAACCGCTGCACCACGACCCTCGACTGCCGCGACCCCAGCACCGAGCAGGCGATCACCGGCGTCGAGGGCACCCTGGCCGGCACGTACGAGAAGATCCACCAGCAGGCGCCGAACGCCCGCATCATCGTCCTCGGCTACCCGCACCTGTTCGACCCGCAGAAGGAGGCGCCGCTGACCTGCCTCAGCTCCGTGCGGATCGGCCAGCTCGACGCCCTGTGGCTCAACGAGATGACCGACAAGATGAACGGCGTCATCGCGGCCGCCGTCGCCCGCGCGCGCCAGCAGGGGGCGGCCATCTCCTTCGTCGACCCGGTGCCGGCCTTCACCGGCCACGCGATCTGCGACGACGACCCGTACGTGCGCGCCGTGGACGTCACCACCGACGGAGCCTCCTACCACCCCAACCCCGAGGGCCAGCGGGCCTACGCCGCGCTGGTGCAGTCCGAGCTGGACGGCTGA
- a CDS encoding FtsK/SpoIIIE domain-containing protein yields MLRKLPGDEVQNVVSTRPDTSIHYRPVVVRTPGIVFLAVHLSRMVAALVKTVWRHPVACTLLAAAGALVYFFGWRVWVSVAGLEIAALASWFALSRSSFEACVALPALTWCRWMWVYRRKWAGIMAVAGLGRSLGGRSYLPDLVKVTCDRYADRVTVRMLSGQDPDEWAVSTAGLAHGFGADRCRVKVLKPGRLLLTFPRKDALAKVLPPQPIPDRPHVHAVFAGLTEDGRLFRMRVHGTHLLIAGATGSGKGSYLWAAVRGLLPATQAGLAELWGLDPKRMELAYGRALFQRYAATAEECAVLLEKAVEVMHERASRYGGVRRDHDPTTQDPFILVIVDEVAFLTAYQPDKGLKVRVMAALSTLTTQGRAVGVAVMAALQDPRKDVMSIRNLFPDRIALRLDEAEQVDMVLGDGARDRGALCDQIPFDPDDPSVGAGVAYVRLENSPEPIRVRAGYTSNDEIKRMVMQYTAAGEVA; encoded by the coding sequence GTGCTGCGCAAACTTCCCGGGGACGAGGTTCAGAACGTCGTCTCCACCCGGCCGGACACCTCGATCCATTACCGGCCGGTCGTCGTCCGGACTCCGGGCATCGTCTTCCTGGCCGTCCACCTGTCGCGGATGGTGGCCGCGCTGGTCAAGACGGTGTGGCGGCATCCGGTCGCGTGTACCCTGCTGGCTGCGGCGGGTGCGCTGGTGTACTTCTTCGGCTGGCGGGTCTGGGTGTCCGTCGCCGGTCTCGAAATCGCCGCGCTGGCGAGCTGGTTCGCGCTGTCGCGCTCCTCGTTTGAGGCGTGCGTGGCGCTGCCCGCGCTGACCTGGTGCCGGTGGATGTGGGTCTACCGGCGCAAGTGGGCCGGGATCATGGCGGTGGCCGGGCTCGGCCGATCGCTGGGCGGGCGCAGCTACCTGCCCGATCTGGTCAAGGTCACCTGTGACCGATACGCCGACCGGGTCACGGTCCGGATGCTGTCGGGGCAGGACCCGGATGAGTGGGCCGTCTCGACGGCGGGGCTGGCGCACGGGTTCGGCGCGGACCGCTGCCGGGTCAAGGTGCTCAAGCCGGGGCGGCTGCTGCTGACCTTCCCGCGCAAGGACGCCTTGGCCAAGGTGCTGCCGCCGCAACCCATCCCGGACCGGCCGCATGTGCATGCGGTGTTCGCGGGCCTGACCGAGGACGGGCGGCTGTTTCGGATGCGGGTGCATGGCACGCATCTCCTGATCGCCGGGGCTACGGGGTCGGGCAAGGGCTCTTATCTGTGGGCGGCGGTGCGGGGGCTGCTGCCCGCGACACAGGCGGGGCTCGCGGAGCTGTGGGGCCTGGACCCCAAGCGGATGGAGCTGGCCTACGGGCGGGCGCTGTTCCAGCGGTACGCGGCCACGGCCGAGGAGTGCGCGGTCCTGCTGGAGAAGGCGGTGGAGGTGATGCACGAGCGGGCGAGCCGGTACGGGGGCGTGCGACGCGACCACGACCCCACGACGCAGGACCCGTTCATCCTCGTCATCGTCGATGAGGTGGCGTTCCTGACCGCCTACCAGCCGGACAAGGGCCTGAAGGTGCGGGTCATGGCGGCGCTTTCGACGCTGACCACGCAGGGGCGGGCGGTCGGGGTGGCGGTCATGGCGGCGCTGCAAGACCCGCGCAAGGACGTGATGAGCATCCGCAACCTGTTCCCCGACCGGATCGCGCTGCGGCTGGATGAGGCGGAGCAGGTGGACATGGTGCTCGGCGACGGCGCGCGGGACCGGGGCGCGCTGTGCGATCAGATTCCCTTCGATCCGGACGACCCGAGCGTGGGGGCGGGCGTGGCCTACGTCCGGTTGGAGAACTCGCCCGAGCCGATCCGGGTCCGGGCTGGCTACACGAGCAACGACGAGATCAAGCGCATGGTCATGCAGTACACGGCGGCTGGGGAGGTTGCGTGA